In Mytilus edulis chromosome 6, xbMytEdul2.2, whole genome shotgun sequence, the following proteins share a genomic window:
- the LOC139527869 gene encoding uncharacterized protein: MTWINISLLLSVIAIYSDAEPVVKMYYTTYDNWCIVQCRGKDMPANSELLLSKMSPEDNSVYYFSDGHPEYEFFDGHVDGGTYLTVLLVYDNFQWEGEYMCIVREKTSDQTTWTADPEYIKYAIDTE; encoded by the exons ATGACGTGGATTAATATATCTTTACTTCTATCAGTTATAGCTATATATTCAG ATGCAGAGCCTGTCGTTAAGATGTATTACACTACGTATGATAACTGGTGCATTGTACAATGCAGAGGTAAAGATATGCCAGCAAATTCTGAG CTACTTTTATCGAAGATGTCACCAGAAGACAATTCTGTTTATT ATTTTTCTGACGGACATCCTGAGTACGAATTTTTTGATGGTCATGTTGATGGGGGAACTTATCTTACTGTTCTGTTGGTATATGATAACTTTCAATGGGAAGGTGAATACATGTGTATAGTAAGAGAGAAGACGTCTGATCAGACAACATGGACAGCTGACCCTGAATATATAAAGTATGCAA TTGATACTGAATAA